The following proteins come from a genomic window of Ferrovibrio sp. MS7:
- the fabF gene encoding beta-ketoacyl-ACP synthase II, with protein sequence MREVVITGMGLVTPLGQGVAGNWRRLLAGLSGIRRIARFPVDDLGARIAGMVPGREADPEHGFDPETAAPAKDRRKMDSFIQYALAAAAEAMQQAGWAPQDERARERAGCIVATGIGGFPAIAQATRTVAQDGPRKLSPFVIPSFLGNLAAGHISIRWGLEGPIGCPVTACAAGAQAIGDAARAIQRGETDVMIAGGAEACIDRVSLAGFGAARALSTVHNEAPERASRPFDAARDGFVMGEGAGILVLEAEEHARARGAEILARFGGYGTSADAHHITAPPEDGRGAMLAMQKALAEAKLSPDAIGYINAHSTSTPVGDAAEVAAVRRVFGNGIAQLAMSSTKSAIGHLLGAAGAVEAIYSILALRDQVAPPTLNLENVDPACAGPDLVPLTAQARRFSHAMSNAFGFGGVNAALVFGKA encoded by the coding sequence ATGCGCGAAGTCGTGATAACCGGCATGGGCCTGGTGACGCCGTTGGGCCAGGGCGTGGCGGGCAATTGGCGCCGCCTGCTGGCCGGGCTTTCCGGCATCCGCCGCATCGCGCGTTTCCCTGTGGATGACCTCGGCGCTCGCATCGCCGGCATGGTGCCGGGGCGCGAGGCGGATCCCGAACACGGCTTCGATCCGGAAACAGCAGCGCCGGCCAAGGATCGCCGCAAGATGGACAGCTTCATCCAGTATGCCCTGGCCGCCGCCGCAGAAGCGATGCAGCAGGCCGGCTGGGCGCCGCAGGACGAGCGGGCGCGCGAACGCGCCGGCTGCATCGTTGCCACCGGCATCGGCGGCTTCCCGGCCATCGCACAAGCCACACGCACGGTGGCGCAGGATGGTCCGCGCAAGCTCTCGCCTTTCGTGATCCCGAGTTTCCTCGGCAATCTTGCTGCCGGCCATATCTCGATCCGCTGGGGCCTGGAGGGGCCGATCGGCTGCCCGGTCACCGCCTGTGCCGCTGGCGCCCAGGCGATTGGCGATGCGGCGCGCGCCATCCAGCGCGGCGAAACCGATGTGATGATCGCCGGCGGTGCCGAGGCCTGCATCGACCGGGTCAGTCTGGCCGGCTTCGGCGCGGCGCGGGCCTTGTCCACGGTGCATAACGAGGCGCCTGAGCGCGCTTCGCGGCCCTTCGATGCGGCACGCGATGGCTTCGTGATGGGCGAGGGCGCCGGCATCCTGGTGCTGGAAGCCGAGGAGCATGCAAGGGCACGCGGCGCTGAAATCCTGGCGCGCTTCGGCGGCTATGGCACCAGCGCCGACGCGCATCACATCACCGCGCCGCCGGAAGATGGCCGTGGCGCCATGCTGGCAATGCAGAAGGCGCTGGCGGAGGCCAAGCTGTCGCCGGACGCTATCGGCTATATCAACGCCCATTCAACCTCGACGCCGGTGGGCGATGCAGCGGAAGTGGCCGCCGTGCGCCGCGTTTTCGGCAATGGCATCGCGCAGCTCGCCATGTCCTCCACCAAGTCGGCCATCGGGCATCTGCTGGGTGCTGCGGGTGCGGTGGAGGCGATCTACTCGATCCTGGCGCTCCGCGATCAGGTGGCGCCGCCGACGCTGAACCTGGAGAATGTCGATCCGGCCTGCGCCGGGCCGGACCTGGTGCCGCTCACCGCTCAAGCACGCCGCTTCAGCCACGCCATGTCGAATGCTTTCGGCTTTGGCGGCGTGAATGCCGCGCTGGTGTTCGGTAAAGCGTAA
- a CDS encoding MarR family winged helix-turn-helix transcriptional regulator: MARRATSASDAAWTAAWQELDGVGCIGMRLRQAMRLATQRLDQALKPAGIAITQFAPMAYLYRDGGLSMGELAELVGVDPTTLTRILRPLEKRGLLRQETAKDDRRRRVIELTAQGRGAFQRALPLWHQAQGEIGALLGNTETRALRRQLDHAIARLQG, encoded by the coding sequence ATGGCCCGCCGCGCAACCTCTGCCTCCGATGCCGCCTGGACTGCCGCCTGGCAGGAACTGGATGGCGTCGGCTGCATCGGCATGCGCCTGCGCCAGGCGATGCGGCTGGCCACCCAGCGACTGGACCAGGCGTTGAAACCCGCCGGCATCGCCATCACGCAATTCGCGCCGATGGCCTATCTCTACCGCGATGGCGGCTTGAGCATGGGCGAACTGGCGGAGTTGGTCGGCGTTGACCCGACGACGCTGACCCGCATCCTCAGGCCGCTGGAAAAGCGCGGCCTGTTGCGGCAGGAAACCGCCAAGGATGACCGCCGCCGCCGGGTGATCGAACTGACTGCCCAAGGTCGCGGCGCCTTCCAGCGCGCCCTGCCGCTGTGGCACCAGGCCCAGGGCGAAATCGGCGCCCTGCTGGGCAATACCGAGACCCGGGCGCTGCGCCGCCAGCTCGATCACGCCATCGCCCGCCTTCAGGGTTGA
- the hutU gene encoding urocanate hydratase, with protein sequence MSAPSRRDNSRVIRSPHGDALHTQNWQIEAAYRMLRNNLDPDVAEKPEELVVYGGIGRAARNWQSFDQIEQALKTLGPEETLLVQSGKPVGVFRTHEDAPRVLIANSNLVPHWGTWEKFHELDRAGLMMYGQMTAGSWIYIGSQGIVQGTYETFVEMGRQHYGGNLKGRWILTAGLGGMGGAQALAATMAGASILAIECQPSRIEMRLRTRYLDKQAKTLDEAMAMLEEAKRDGRAISIGLLGNAAEILPEMLKRGIRPDAVTDQTSAHDPVNGYLPAGWSLAKWEEAKLSDPEGVARAAKESMAAHVRAMLAFKAQGIPTFDYGNNIRQMAKEVGVAEAFDFPGFVPAYIRPLFCRGIGPFRWVALSGDPEDIYKTDAKVKELIPDDPHLHNWLDMARQRISFQGLPARICWVGLGQRHRLGLAFNEMVAKGELKGPIVIGRDHLDSGSVASPNRETEAMKDGSDAVSDWPLLNALLNTASGATWVSLHHGGGVGIGYSQHAGVVIVADGTAGAARRLERVLWNDPATGVMRHADAGYDIAVQCAEEKGLKLPFLGK encoded by the coding sequence ATGTCCGCTCCCTCGCGCCGCGACAACAGCCGCGTCATCCGCTCGCCGCACGGCGATGCGCTGCATACCCAGAACTGGCAGATCGAAGCCGCCTACCGCATGCTGCGCAACAACCTTGATCCCGATGTCGCGGAAAAGCCGGAGGAACTGGTGGTCTATGGCGGCATCGGCCGCGCCGCGCGCAACTGGCAGAGCTTCGACCAGATCGAGCAGGCTTTGAAGACGCTGGGGCCGGAGGAGACGCTGCTGGTGCAATCAGGCAAACCCGTTGGCGTGTTCCGCACCCATGAGGATGCGCCGCGCGTGCTGATCGCCAATTCGAACCTGGTGCCGCATTGGGGCACCTGGGAGAAGTTCCACGAGCTCGACCGCGCCGGCCTGATGATGTATGGCCAGATGACCGCCGGCTCCTGGATCTATATCGGCAGCCAGGGCATCGTGCAGGGCACTTACGAAACCTTCGTCGAGATGGGCCGCCAGCATTACGGCGGCAATCTCAAGGGCCGCTGGATTCTCACCGCTGGCCTCGGCGGCATGGGCGGCGCCCAGGCGCTCGCTGCCACCATGGCTGGTGCCTCGATCCTCGCCATCGAATGCCAGCCCTCGCGCATCGAGATGCGGCTGCGCACGCGCTATCTCGACAAGCAGGCCAAGACGCTGGATGAAGCCATGGCCATGCTGGAAGAAGCCAAGCGCGACGGCAGGGCAATCTCCATCGGCCTGCTCGGCAATGCCGCCGAGATTCTGCCTGAAATGCTGAAGCGCGGCATCCGCCCCGATGCCGTCACCGACCAGACCAGCGCCCATGACCCGGTGAACGGCTACCTGCCGGCCGGCTGGAGCCTGGCGAAGTGGGAAGAAGCCAAGCTGAGCGACCCGGAAGGCGTGGCGCGGGCCGCGAAAGAGTCCATGGCGGCGCATGTGCGCGCCATGCTGGCCTTCAAGGCGCAAGGCATCCCGACTTTCGACTACGGCAACAATATCCGCCAGATGGCCAAGGAAGTCGGCGTCGCGGAAGCCTTCGATTTCCCCGGCTTCGTGCCGGCCTATATCCGGCCATTGTTCTGCCGTGGCATTGGCCCGTTCCGCTGGGTAGCGCTCTCAGGCGACCCGGAGGATATCTACAAGACCGATGCCAAGGTGAAGGAGCTGATCCCGGACGATCCGCACCTGCATAACTGGCTCGACATGGCGCGGCAGCGCATCAGCTTCCAGGGCTTGCCGGCGCGCATCTGCTGGGTCGGCCTCGGCCAGCGCCATCGCCTTGGCCTCGCCTTCAACGAGATGGTGGCCAAGGGCGAACTGAAAGGCCCGATCGTGATCGGCCGTGACCATCTCGATTCCGGCTCGGTGGCGAGCCCGAACCGCGAAACCGAAGCGATGAAGGATGGCTCGGATGCGGTCTCCGACTGGCCGCTGCTGAACGCCCTGCTCAACACCGCATCGGGTGCCACCTGGGTGTCGCTGCATCATGGCGGCGGCGTCGGCATCGGCTATTCGCAGCATGCCGGCGTGGTGATCGTGGCCGATGGCACGGCGGGCGCGGCGCGTCGTCTGGAGCGCGTGCTGTGGAACGATCCCGCCACCGGCGTGATGCGCCATGCCGATGCCGGCTACGACATCGCCGTGCAATGCGCCGAGGAAAAGGGCCTCAAGCTGCCGTTTCTGGGGAAGTGA